The proteins below come from a single Vibrio natriegens NBRC 15636 = ATCC 14048 = DSM 759 genomic window:
- a CDS encoding SLBB domain-containing protein — protein MKWINLIALFLLTSIFSVAHANEERVQIGDLIQVNLPGESSLNKGFQVDKRGRITLPEVGALYVAGYSEAQLEQVVKESLEKVYRDLSSASVYIAEQQILVSVQGYVTSPGEYTLSKSSDVQMAIHAAGGLRSGAQLNSLFIKRGKDKITFNYKTFLDTGDESLLPELVSLDTIFVPASPLVGNIEQEFDANKLANAGDSADGRTAIKVFGEVNAPGSFSFKANSDLVDIIMRAGGVTRYASVEQIRVISDNTPKLFNLKTYLDSGDISLLPPLTPGTTIFVPKQEEEIKAGANVVYIMGEVASPGAYEGKKNASFMDILANAGGPTRYAESRQIRVIKSNGQVIKFDLTAFTEGLTRKSPPKIGPGDAIFVPEKTDMNEKSWLKIAPNRAVSVIGEVVRPGRVEWSDEMDLMDLLSHVGGPTLRADTSKIEVVAADNQLHIFDLDDFILKGAPNSELPNISAGAIVRVHDLPQDPSDNKSQWVRQSSDASIYVFGQVNAPGRYRFTKDMHFLDILSAADGPTKDADIHNIRITHRDKSYSKVSKLNLSLYFETGDESLLPNVTMGDTIYIPEKDKIWLDRSKESTVRVLGAVNNPGRYVFDDNMTLLDLLAEAGGPSDRAYLEKISIVNMSCCQGQARTFDLVDFSKTANIYKLPVLRAGDTIYVPDRNESIIEKARVGLEDILRLTTTIVLIGAL, from the coding sequence ATGAAATGGATTAACCTAATTGCCCTATTTCTTCTTACTTCAATTTTCTCTGTGGCGCACGCGAATGAAGAACGAGTACAAATTGGCGATCTCATTCAGGTCAACTTACCCGGTGAGTCATCGTTAAATAAAGGCTTTCAAGTCGACAAGCGTGGCCGCATCACTCTGCCTGAAGTTGGCGCGCTATACGTCGCGGGTTACAGTGAAGCTCAGCTTGAACAAGTCGTTAAAGAATCTCTGGAGAAAGTGTATCGAGACCTATCCTCTGCATCTGTCTATATCGCTGAGCAACAAATTTTAGTCTCGGTACAAGGGTATGTGACCTCTCCGGGCGAATACACTTTATCTAAGTCTTCTGATGTCCAAATGGCCATTCACGCAGCGGGCGGATTACGCTCCGGCGCGCAGCTCAACAGTCTGTTTATCAAACGTGGCAAAGATAAGATCACCTTTAACTACAAAACGTTTCTCGATACAGGTGATGAATCACTGCTACCTGAGCTGGTTTCACTTGATACGATATTTGTTCCTGCTTCTCCACTGGTCGGTAACATCGAGCAAGAGTTCGATGCGAACAAACTCGCTAACGCAGGTGACAGCGCCGACGGCCGAACAGCAATTAAAGTGTTTGGAGAAGTAAACGCGCCGGGTTCATTCAGCTTTAAAGCCAATAGCGATCTGGTTGACATCATTATGCGAGCTGGCGGCGTTACTCGCTATGCCTCTGTCGAACAAATACGTGTCATTTCAGACAATACCCCTAAGCTGTTTAACCTTAAAACCTATCTCGATAGCGGTGATATCTCATTGCTACCGCCACTAACACCGGGAACCACCATCTTCGTTCCTAAACAAGAAGAAGAGATCAAGGCAGGCGCGAACGTGGTTTACATTATGGGTGAAGTGGCAAGCCCAGGTGCCTATGAAGGTAAGAAGAATGCGTCGTTTATGGATATTCTGGCTAATGCAGGCGGTCCTACTCGTTACGCAGAATCACGCCAGATTCGAGTCATTAAATCCAACGGTCAGGTGATCAAATTTGATTTAACCGCGTTCACTGAAGGCCTGACCCGTAAAAGCCCGCCTAAGATTGGCCCGGGAGATGCGATCTTCGTTCCTGAGAAGACAGACATGAATGAAAAGTCTTGGCTGAAAATTGCGCCCAATCGCGCCGTCAGTGTGATTGGAGAAGTAGTTCGCCCCGGACGTGTTGAGTGGTCAGATGAAATGGATCTTATGGACTTGCTATCTCATGTTGGCGGCCCAACCCTTCGCGCGGACACCTCGAAAATTGAAGTGGTCGCCGCTGATAATCAGCTACACATATTCGATCTCGATGATTTCATTCTAAAAGGCGCGCCGAACAGCGAATTACCTAACATCAGTGCTGGTGCGATTGTACGTGTACACGATCTACCGCAAGATCCTTCCGACAACAAATCGCAATGGGTTCGCCAAAGCTCAGATGCATCCATTTATGTCTTTGGACAAGTCAATGCCCCTGGCCGCTACCGTTTCACTAAGGATATGCATTTCCTCGATATTTTGTCTGCGGCTGATGGCCCAACAAAAGACGCGGATATCCACAACATTCGTATCACACATCGCGACAAAAGCTATTCCAAAGTAAGTAAGCTTAACCTATCGTTATACTTTGAGACTGGGGATGAAAGCTTACTTCCAAATGTCACCATGGGCGACACCATTTACATCCCTGAAAAAGATAAGATTTGGTTGGATCGTTCTAAGGAGTCAACAGTACGCGTACTAGGAGCAGTCAATAATCCAGGTCGATATGTATTTGACGACAACATGACCTTGCTGGACTTACTTGCCGAAGCGGGCGGTCCGTCTGATCGAGCCTACTTAGAGAAGATCTCGATCGTCAATATGTCTTGTTGCCAAGGACAAGCAAGAACCTTTGACCTGGTAGACTTTAGTAAAACTGCCAACATTTACAAACTTCCGGTACTACGAGCTGGCGATACCATCTATGTGCCCGATCGAAACGAAAGTATCATCGAAAAAGCACGCGTGGGTCTTGAAGACATTCTGCGCCTAACGACAACCATCGTGTTAATAGGAGCTCTGTAA
- a CDS encoding chromosome partitioning ATPase: MIIPATHTEIEQIYLAAEMRDSRSLCITACQSGDGVTSVVAALAERYLLAGHRTLVVDLNTFHPAFECIDITPDIDNQIGSLVAHASTRQMFTGLTVPNNQSAVLAYKDPTHLRAAVKQWLCQYDRVICDTSPLLQVNRGNIPAQVVASACDQTALVVMGGKTSSSQLEKAMQLIDSPSITLLGSILNLKDQASLAQEMVRELNRLRFIPKSWREKWSQNILTNEFLAQSA; this comes from the coding sequence ATGATTATTCCTGCAACTCATACAGAAATAGAGCAAATCTATCTTGCAGCAGAAATGCGTGACAGTCGCTCACTATGCATTACCGCATGTCAATCTGGCGATGGCGTGACTTCCGTTGTCGCTGCACTGGCTGAGCGTTATCTGCTCGCGGGTCACCGAACCTTGGTGGTGGATCTTAATACCTTCCACCCAGCTTTCGAATGCATTGATATCACACCAGATATCGACAATCAGATTGGTTCTTTGGTCGCGCACGCTTCAACGCGACAAATGTTTACCGGGTTAACCGTGCCGAACAACCAATCAGCAGTTCTGGCGTACAAAGATCCCACACATCTGAGAGCCGCGGTCAAACAATGGCTTTGCCAATACGACCGCGTTATTTGCGACACGTCACCGCTGCTTCAAGTCAATAGAGGAAATATTCCTGCACAAGTCGTTGCGAGCGCTTGTGACCAGACAGCACTCGTGGTGATGGGTGGTAAAACGTCTTCCAGCCAACTTGAAAAAGCCATGCAATTGATTGATTCGCCTTCAATCACCTTGTTAGGCTCGATACTCAATTTAAAAGACCAGGCATCACTGGCTCAGGAGATGGTGCGCGAGCTGAATCGGCTTCGCTTTATCCCCAAAAGTTGGCGAGAAAAGTGGTCGCAGAATATTCTTACCAACGAGTTCCTTGCTCAGTCTGCTTAG
- a CDS encoding phosphate/phosphite/phosphonate ABC transporter substrate-binding protein: MRKTFIALSTLLLSAVTVAETLTFGVVPQQSASRLAEQWEPLVAEISRETGYDIAFSTAPNIPEYEKRLSAGEYDIAYMNPYHYTVYSKQPGYRAFAKAKDKKISGILVARKTNNIESLQALQGQRLAFPSPAAFAATVLTQSDLREANVEFESDYVTSHDSVYLSVARGFYPAGGGVMRTFNSLPDEVKSQLEPIWTTKPYTPHAIAHHPRMTHEQVKSIQQALKSIDQTLEGRTSLKLLNINGFESAIDTDWDDVRALNIKVLD, encoded by the coding sequence ATGAGAAAAACCTTTATCGCGCTTTCGACTCTGTTACTTTCGGCAGTAACCGTTGCTGAAACTCTTACATTTGGCGTTGTCCCTCAGCAATCTGCCAGCCGACTTGCCGAGCAGTGGGAGCCTCTCGTTGCTGAAATAAGCAGAGAAACCGGTTACGACATTGCCTTTAGCACGGCTCCTAACATTCCGGAGTATGAAAAGCGTTTGTCGGCGGGCGAATACGATATCGCTTACATGAACCCATATCATTACACCGTCTACAGCAAACAGCCGGGCTATCGGGCCTTCGCCAAAGCCAAGGATAAAAAAATAAGCGGAATTCTGGTAGCAAGGAAAACCAACAATATTGAGTCTTTACAAGCGCTACAAGGACAACGGCTCGCCTTCCCTTCTCCTGCTGCCTTTGCTGCAACGGTATTAACGCAAAGTGACTTGAGAGAGGCTAACGTCGAGTTTGAGTCTGACTACGTTACATCACATGACTCGGTGTATTTGTCTGTGGCGAGAGGTTTTTACCCAGCAGGCGGCGGTGTGATGAGAACCTTTAACTCATTACCTGACGAGGTTAAATCTCAGCTAGAACCGATTTGGACAACAAAACCGTACACACCGCATGCCATAGCCCATCACCCGAGAATGACTCACGAACAAGTCAAATCGATCCAACAAGCGCTCAAGTCTATAGATCAAACACTCGAAGGGAGAACGTCCCTAAAATTATTAAATATCAACGGATTTGAATCAGCTATCGACACCGATTGGGACGATGTAAGAGCACTCAATATCAAAGTACTGGACTAA
- a CDS encoding response regulator, producing the protein MTLRSKTILGIALIEITALIILVANAMSFLSDSNEKQLLQRAHSSAVMFTHAAKDALLSTDLATLDDLAQEFIKLEDVAYVRVLRGGNQMATAGDPALLARSMVSDETLKDVKDGIFDLRTPIESNGNIYGYVDMGFETHPISNMLIDAQQAIISIATIEVVLVAFFSFILGTYLTKNLTRLASAAQTLREKGPGFQLNHYSKDELGEVTKAFDEMSAKLEQDYQNLTAAREGAELANDSKSRFLASMSHEIRTPMNGVLGILNILEETKLTNEQRKLVATATESGNFLLSVINDILDFTRMESNTLILEDKPFDFRQCVESVVNSFLPAAKSQNLILHCYIEGTVPSKVSGDKNRVKQILLNLIGNAIKFTHEGSVTVKVGSEALEQGRVKITCQIQDTGIGIKNSSIDYLFDEFTMADQTYSRSKEGSGLGLAICRRLCTLMDGDVTVESTPGVGSTFTFDITLSVADELLTSPNIDSLRQELIRSNARILVAEDNKANQLVIREMFKRVGLSIDIAENGKQAVSMVQEYQYDLIFMDISMPEMDGMQACKAIRSLDDSKACDIPIIALTAHSLAGDKEKFLASGMNDYLSKPLRLSQLIEKINLFLNDDQEENQDLKSGPCHLIKHQNSYTNTSVGQSNQREEAVNLDLVDEQILQQMIADTSADVIPLLIEHYLEESQQRLAKIYLAMESQDKETLEFEAHTLGSSALALGNRTLSNFARKIEHLCLDGKQEQAFSYKQKLEVVASESLKALEERKQQGFIEPTQL; encoded by the coding sequence ATGACGTTGCGTTCTAAAACAATTCTTGGCATAGCTCTCATCGAAATTACGGCACTCATCATTCTCGTGGCTAATGCGATGAGTTTTCTCTCAGATTCCAACGAGAAGCAGTTACTCCAAAGAGCTCATTCAAGTGCAGTTATGTTTACTCATGCTGCGAAAGACGCGCTACTTTCTACTGATTTAGCGACGTTGGACGACTTAGCTCAAGAGTTCATCAAGTTAGAAGATGTCGCTTACGTTCGTGTGTTACGCGGTGGCAACCAAATGGCCACTGCAGGAGACCCAGCGCTACTCGCACGCTCAATGGTCAGTGACGAAACTTTAAAAGACGTGAAAGACGGTATCTTTGATCTGCGTACACCCATTGAAAGTAACGGTAATATCTATGGGTATGTAGATATGGGGTTCGAAACGCACCCTATCAGCAATATGCTCATTGACGCGCAGCAAGCTATCATCAGTATCGCAACCATCGAAGTCGTATTGGTGGCGTTTTTCTCCTTTATCCTTGGAACCTATCTGACTAAGAATCTCACCCGTTTAGCCTCTGCCGCCCAAACACTTCGGGAAAAAGGCCCGGGGTTCCAACTTAACCACTATTCCAAAGATGAGCTTGGTGAAGTCACCAAAGCATTCGATGAGATGTCGGCTAAGTTAGAACAAGACTATCAAAACCTCACTGCGGCACGGGAAGGTGCCGAACTGGCAAACGACTCTAAAAGCCGCTTTCTCGCCTCCATGTCTCATGAGATACGCACTCCAATGAATGGCGTATTGGGCATATTAAATATCCTCGAAGAGACCAAACTCACCAACGAGCAAAGAAAGCTGGTCGCAACCGCTACTGAATCGGGCAACTTCCTACTTTCCGTCATTAATGACATTCTTGATTTCACTCGTATGGAGTCCAATACGCTCATTCTGGAAGATAAACCTTTCGACTTCAGACAGTGTGTCGAAAGCGTGGTGAATTCATTTTTGCCCGCAGCCAAGAGTCAAAACCTGATTTTACATTGCTACATTGAGGGCACTGTTCCAAGCAAAGTCAGCGGAGACAAAAACCGCGTCAAACAGATACTGCTCAACCTGATAGGCAATGCCATCAAGTTTACTCATGAAGGCAGCGTCACGGTTAAAGTTGGGTCGGAGGCATTGGAACAAGGGCGAGTAAAAATCACCTGCCAAATTCAAGACACAGGAATTGGCATCAAAAATAGCTCGATTGATTACTTGTTTGATGAGTTTACGATGGCGGACCAAACCTATTCACGCAGCAAAGAAGGTTCGGGGCTTGGCCTCGCTATCTGTCGCCGACTCTGTACCCTTATGGATGGTGACGTCACGGTCGAGAGCACACCCGGCGTAGGCAGTACATTCACATTTGACATCACGCTCTCGGTAGCCGATGAGTTATTGACCTCTCCAAATATTGATTCACTCCGTCAGGAATTGATTCGTTCGAACGCTCGTATTCTTGTTGCAGAAGATAACAAAGCAAATCAGCTCGTCATACGAGAAATGTTCAAGCGGGTTGGTCTATCTATCGATATTGCCGAAAATGGCAAACAAGCGGTTTCCATGGTTCAGGAATATCAATATGACCTGATTTTTATGGATATCTCCATGCCTGAAATGGATGGCATGCAAGCCTGCAAAGCGATTCGGAGCCTTGATGACAGTAAGGCGTGTGATATCCCAATTATCGCCCTAACTGCACACTCACTGGCTGGTGATAAAGAAAAGTTTCTTGCATCGGGCATGAACGACTACTTGTCAAAACCCCTAAGGCTGTCACAACTAATTGAAAAAATTAACCTATTCTTAAATGATGACCAAGAGGAAAACCAAGATCTAAAATCAGGCCCCTGTCATTTGATTAAGCATCAGAATTCATATACAAATACAAGCGTAGGTCAATCGAACCAACGTGAGGAAGCAGTAAATTTGGATTTAGTCGACGAACAGATTTTGCAGCAAATGATCGCAGACACGAGTGCCGATGTCATTCCATTGCTCATAGAGCATTATCTTGAAGAATCTCAGCAGCGTTTAGCAAAAATATATCTGGCTATGGAGTCTCAAGACAAAGAAACATTAGAGTTTGAAGCGCATACCCTAGGTAGTTCAGCTCTGGCACTCGGTAATAGAACTTTGTCCAATTTCGCGCGAAAAATCGAGCATCTTTGCTTAGACGGCAAACAAGAGCAGGCTTTCAGCTACAAACAAAAACTTGAAGTTGTTGCCTCAGAGTCACTAAAAGCATTAGAGGAAAGGAAACAGCAAGGGTTTATTGAACCAACACAACTATAA
- a CDS encoding sigma-54-dependent transcriptional regulator codes for MKPKVLLIEDSTSLAILYKQYVQHEPYDLFHVETGKEAIAFIERNVPQLVILDFRLPDMDGEQILDWINENQVPTSVVIATAHGSVDLAVSLVQKGAKDFLEKPINADRLKTSIALHLQQVKLENLVEDIENKFDRNRFHGFIGSSLPMQGVYKIIDSVAPTTASVFIVGESGTGKEVCAEAIHRESKRKDKPFIAINCGAIPKDLMESEIFGHVRGAFTGATADRKGAASMANGGTLFLDELCEMELEMQKKLLRFLQTGTFTPLGANKEMKVDIRIICATNRDPLVEVEEGRFREDLYYRVHVVPIDMPPLRERGNDITTLATHFLKLYAKEDGKKFNAIHRDAEPTLKRYAWPGNVRQLQNIIRNIVVLNDDSHLRLEHLPSQVTSSRAPKQNSVAKPEPVITPQPVVINEAPENSHDAVTEPQIERPVAIRPMWQIEREAIQQAIDYCDGNVLNAAVLLELSPSTVYRKKQAWEAEDEQQLV; via the coding sequence ATGAAACCAAAAGTACTACTTATCGAAGACTCAACTTCTCTTGCTATTTTGTACAAACAGTATGTACAGCACGAGCCCTATGACCTGTTTCATGTAGAGACAGGTAAAGAAGCCATCGCCTTTATTGAAAGAAATGTTCCCCAATTAGTTATTCTGGACTTTAGACTGCCCGACATGGATGGTGAGCAAATTCTGGATTGGATTAACGAGAACCAAGTCCCGACATCCGTCGTCATTGCCACGGCGCATGGCTCAGTAGATTTGGCGGTTAGCCTTGTGCAAAAAGGAGCGAAAGACTTTCTGGAAAAACCAATTAATGCTGATCGTCTTAAAACCTCCATCGCTCTGCACTTGCAACAAGTTAAACTGGAGAACCTTGTCGAAGACATAGAAAACAAATTCGATCGAAACCGATTCCACGGCTTCATCGGATCTAGCCTTCCAATGCAAGGTGTGTACAAGATCATCGATTCAGTGGCACCAACGACAGCAAGTGTTTTTATTGTCGGTGAAAGTGGCACAGGTAAGGAAGTGTGCGCCGAAGCCATCCACCGTGAGAGTAAGCGTAAAGATAAACCGTTTATCGCCATTAACTGTGGTGCGATTCCAAAAGATCTCATGGAGAGTGAAATCTTTGGTCACGTCAGGGGCGCATTTACAGGCGCTACTGCCGATCGCAAAGGTGCGGCCTCAATGGCCAACGGTGGTACGCTTTTTCTTGATGAGCTGTGTGAGATGGAACTTGAGATGCAAAAGAAATTACTCAGATTTTTGCAGACAGGTACCTTTACCCCACTAGGCGCAAATAAAGAAATGAAAGTCGATATTCGTATCATCTGCGCGACGAACCGAGATCCTCTTGTTGAAGTAGAAGAAGGCCGTTTCAGAGAAGATCTCTACTACCGCGTGCATGTAGTGCCTATTGATATGCCACCATTACGCGAGCGCGGCAATGATATTACGACATTAGCGACTCACTTTCTTAAGCTGTACGCTAAAGAAGATGGCAAAAAGTTTAACGCAATCCACCGAGATGCAGAGCCAACGCTAAAACGCTATGCGTGGCCGGGTAACGTCCGTCAGCTTCAAAACATTATTCGCAATATCGTGGTCCTTAATGACGATAGTCATTTGCGCCTTGAGCATTTGCCATCTCAGGTCACATCAAGCCGTGCGCCAAAGCAAAACAGCGTAGCTAAACCTGAACCAGTCATCACTCCACAACCCGTCGTGATCAATGAGGCTCCTGAAAATAGTCACGACGCGGTTACTGAGCCGCAAATTGAAAGACCTGTAGCGATAAGGCCAATGTGGCAAATTGAACGTGAGGCAATACAGCAAGCCATTGATTACTGCGACGGAAACGTGCTGAACGCGGCGGTACTTTTAGAGCTTAGCCCTTCTACGGTATACCGTAAGAAGCAAGCCTGGGAAGCTGAAGATGAGCAACAACTCGTGTAA
- a CDS encoding glycosyltransferase family 4 protein, translated as MSNNSCNEVWLVIDSLTFGGIETHVLELANGLKHFEIPVKVMFLRSYSKPQLLKDKLESSGIAFQFLSSTGTNYFSDLISQVRKQKPALLHAHGYKASLVCKLARIMTGVRQISTYHAGETPTGKVWLYDCADRFTTFVSNHSIAVSERITQKLITKSESFNNFIDTKTLSTSTGNQIAFVGRLSHEKGPDRFIDLARLNQTQRFDLYGSGAMQSELTQGAPANVRFHGHQNNMDSIWQHIGILIICSRYEGLPMTALEAMARGIPVVSLNVGNMSKLIQHETNGYLVDNVNQLNEALNTYLSLAPHQQLAIKKQAIDSVEQHYSQSAVIPKMMKLYFPNSSQSDCQIEKQ; from the coding sequence ATGAGCAACAACTCGTGTAACGAAGTCTGGCTAGTCATCGACAGCCTGACTTTCGGTGGCATTGAAACACATGTGCTTGAGCTCGCAAATGGGCTCAAGCATTTTGAAATTCCTGTCAAAGTCATGTTTCTGCGCTCTTATTCCAAACCGCAATTGCTCAAAGACAAGCTGGAATCAAGCGGCATTGCTTTCCAGTTTTTGAGCTCTACAGGCACGAATTACTTTAGCGACTTAATTAGCCAGGTACGAAAGCAAAAACCCGCTCTTCTCCACGCTCATGGCTATAAAGCAAGCTTAGTTTGCAAGCTAGCAAGAATAATGACCGGAGTTCGCCAAATATCTACGTATCACGCAGGAGAAACTCCAACGGGTAAGGTGTGGTTATATGACTGTGCCGACCGGTTCACCACGTTTGTGTCAAATCACTCAATCGCCGTGAGTGAAAGAATCACCCAAAAGCTGATAACCAAATCAGAAAGTTTCAATAATTTTATTGATACCAAGACGCTGTCTACCTCAACAGGAAACCAAATCGCGTTTGTTGGCAGGCTAAGCCATGAGAAAGGTCCCGACCGATTTATTGACTTGGCGCGCCTAAATCAAACACAGCGGTTTGATCTTTATGGCTCAGGGGCCATGCAATCGGAGCTAACACAAGGCGCTCCGGCAAACGTCAGGTTTCATGGTCACCAAAACAACATGGACTCCATTTGGCAACATATTGGCATTTTAATCATTTGCTCTCGTTATGAAGGCTTACCCATGACAGCGCTCGAAGCGATGGCGAGAGGTATCCCTGTTGTCTCACTTAATGTTGGCAATATGTCGAAGCTTATTCAACACGAAACCAACGGGTACTTAGTCGACAACGTCAATCAATTGAATGAGGCTTTAAACACCTATCTGTCCCTCGCCCCCCACCAGCAATTAGCGATAAAAAAGCAGGCGATTGATAGCGTTGAACAGCACTATTCTCAATCTGCCGTCATCCCAAAAATGATGAAACTCTACTTCCCCAATAGCTCTCAATCTGATTGTCAAATTGAGAAACAATAA
- a CDS encoding glycosyltransferase family 4 protein, which produces MKRKILFVHYGDDWIRGSEKCLLDLIKYMEHHHYACYVWTNNCELSKQLELMNVPTQLNHFPLLLGWKPPKYNVSGWLGLIKHGCEIIEREKIDLVHINSGAPCQWMLAAAQMKKVPVVTQLHCPYPARDRLTLGLHLSPHIISVSQYVAEFMTKDGYPNEKISVIHNGIDTVSLSAQQKVDVRQALSIPEQDFVFATVGSLIHRKGVDRIITAMRHVAFEYPNVSLVVIGDGDLMGKLVQQASRLHLSNHIHFVGEQSNVVGWLKGCDAFISCARSEAFGLAVAEAALAKIPVIAPLEGGIPEFITHGETGVLYPNQGIGPIAKAMRVLINNPELCEQYGMSGFVHITQNHDLSVSCRKIELLYRDLLEQPFVANRSLISTLSPLKTYVVNRLSFGGQHD; this is translated from the coding sequence ATGAAGAGAAAGATTCTATTTGTACATTACGGCGATGACTGGATCCGAGGAAGTGAGAAATGTTTGCTCGATCTCATTAAGTACATGGAACATCATCACTACGCTTGTTACGTTTGGACCAATAATTGCGAACTCTCAAAACAGTTAGAACTGATGAATGTTCCAACTCAGCTTAATCATTTTCCACTGCTGCTTGGCTGGAAACCACCTAAATACAACGTATCAGGTTGGCTTGGTCTGATTAAGCATGGTTGCGAGATCATCGAACGCGAAAAAATAGACCTTGTACACATTAATAGTGGTGCGCCCTGCCAGTGGATGTTGGCCGCTGCACAAATGAAGAAAGTGCCCGTCGTTACCCAGCTCCACTGCCCTTACCCAGCACGCGACCGCCTAACGCTTGGCCTGCACCTTTCTCCGCACATTATTTCAGTCAGTCAGTACGTCGCTGAATTCATGACTAAAGATGGTTACCCTAACGAAAAAATATCGGTTATTCACAATGGTATTGATACCGTCTCCCTCTCCGCGCAGCAAAAAGTCGATGTTAGGCAAGCGTTATCCATTCCGGAGCAGGATTTTGTTTTTGCGACGGTTGGCTCTCTGATTCACCGTAAAGGTGTAGACCGGATCATAACCGCAATGCGTCACGTGGCTTTTGAGTATCCTAACGTCAGTCTCGTTGTCATTGGCGATGGCGATTTAATGGGCAAGCTTGTTCAGCAAGCCAGTCGTCTGCACCTAAGCAATCATATTCACTTTGTTGGCGAACAATCCAATGTCGTTGGATGGCTCAAGGGATGTGATGCCTTTATCAGTTGTGCTCGCAGTGAAGCCTTTGGGCTGGCTGTTGCAGAAGCTGCTCTTGCTAAGATCCCGGTTATCGCGCCGCTTGAAGGTGGCATTCCTGAATTCATTACCCATGGCGAAACTGGAGTTCTGTATCCGAATCAGGGCATTGGCCCAATAGCAAAAGCGATGCGCGTGCTAATCAATAATCCTGAACTATGTGAACAGTATGGAATGAGCGGTTTTGTTCACATTACCCAAAATCATGATCTATCTGTCAGTTGCCGAAAAATAGAACTTCTTTATAGAGACTTATTGGAACAGCCATTTGTAGCCAATCGGTCTCTAATAAGCACTTTATCCCCCCTCAAAACCTATGTGGTAAATCGTTTGTCGTTTGGAGGCCAGCATGACTAG
- a CDS encoding glycosyltransferase family 4 protein has protein sequence MTSQNKKTLIFDPIAFKGGSKIATSDALNVCRVESNDFIVATVDTEFWKQTEFYAKHNVTLISISPVPWLMSQHNGILYWLNQLYLLLVLLKTLIGHRGITTFIGASGPGMDMPVYLLQMVLNIEVVQFIHGNVGLSRSIGFCLTRANAVFYLPSTRCSLKAALETYLKAVTKIKDASAMAESYLNSSQYQSFVNGIPASRWPQECQKNTPVYFWAASLLKWKGLETLIKASKRAAISQSVVLNVCYIRPVDTCLPISNAPVLLSHTIWYEDPENLDDIRSQSNIFVSTSGNEPFGLSILEALAAGMCVVIPRDGAYWDKTLTHNENCIKYQPGNPDSLCDALLYASNDQQAFHRCSQRALEIAARYKAEHCYQKFAQHINGDVVTSALHACN, from the coding sequence ATGACTAGTCAAAACAAGAAAACGCTTATTTTTGACCCTATCGCATTTAAAGGCGGCTCTAAGATTGCCACCAGTGATGCGCTCAATGTATGCCGTGTTGAGTCCAATGATTTCATTGTCGCAACAGTAGACACGGAATTCTGGAAGCAAACAGAGTTCTACGCCAAACACAATGTTACTTTGATTTCCATTTCCCCAGTTCCTTGGTTAATGAGTCAGCACAATGGGATTCTCTACTGGCTAAACCAACTGTATCTTCTATTGGTATTGCTAAAGACTTTGATTGGGCATCGCGGCATTACTACGTTCATCGGCGCTTCAGGGCCAGGTATGGATATGCCAGTCTATTTGTTACAGATGGTTCTTAATATTGAAGTCGTTCAGTTTATCCACGGCAACGTCGGGCTGTCACGCTCTATTGGCTTCTGTCTTACCCGAGCGAACGCCGTGTTTTACTTACCCTCTACCCGTTGTAGCCTCAAAGCGGCACTAGAAACTTACCTTAAAGCCGTGACCAAAATAAAAGACGCCTCGGCAATGGCTGAAAGTTACTTAAACTCATCTCAATATCAGTCATTTGTGAATGGCATTCCGGCATCTCGTTGGCCACAGGAATGTCAAAAAAACACGCCAGTTTACTTTTGGGCTGCATCGCTGCTGAAATGGAAAGGTCTGGAAACGTTAATAAAAGCATCCAAACGTGCCGCTATTAGTCAGTCTGTCGTACTCAATGTTTGCTACATTCGCCCCGTCGATACGTGTTTACCAATCTCCAACGCTCCGGTTTTGCTCTCCCACACCATATGGTATGAAGACCCTGAAAACTTGGATGATATCCGGAGTCAATCCAACATCTTTGTTTCAACCAGCGGTAATGAGCCATTCGGTTTATCAATTCTAGAGGCTCTGGCTGCGGGTATGTGCGTTGTCATTCCTCGAGATGGCGCATATTGGGACAAGACACTGACCCACAATGAAAACTGCATTAAGTATCAACCGGGAAACCCTGATTCTTTGTGTGATGCTCTGCTCTACGCCAGTAACGACCAGCAAGCATTTCATCGTTGCAGCCAGCGTGCGTTAGAAATAGCGGCCCGCTATAAAGCTGAACATTGCTACCAAAAGTTTGCACAACACATTAATGGTGACGTGGTTACATCCGCCCTTCACGCATGCAACTAA